In Mytilus edulis chromosome 4, xbMytEdul2.2, whole genome shotgun sequence, the following proteins share a genomic window:
- the LOC139520376 gene encoding cartilage matrix protein-like — protein sequence MENLMICLLVILSGVLGAPKINLDNTLQSKCNNGKPADVFFLLDSSSSIWQVDYEIQLQFISDVIDMFTIAPNHTRVAVSAFSHFYRPFIRFDSYNTKEQLKEAVLNVRYLSGSTYTGDALKKMRTRGFKHARPGVAHIGVVLTDGASANKEKTKEEAEKLKSMGVYLFAIGVGSKFDMNELIDIGSKPSEDFVYDVDKYNMLDSIRETLAMKACTVESITEAPLLQMDQPACGLKGTADMMFCFDSAATGTARSKIVYNFITEITDEFNMNDGDGIRVGIMSRNCHEHDIHLDDYIQKDELMGAINSIEFQGMGPILHNMRKHGFKESHGGRTEARKIAVLFVDEETEKLDFVFQEAAEAKSQGIEVYVVSIGNVNVDVLRKIASEPVGSHVIKVSSYDDVPLLKEDFVNSVCEDL from the exons GTAACAATGGGAAACCAGCAGACGTATTCTTCCTTCTTGATTCTTCGTCAAGTATTTGGCAGGTGGATTATGAGATACAACTCCAATTTATTAGTGATGTCATTGATATGTTCACAATTGCCCCAAACCACACCCGAGTAGCCGTTTCAGCATTCTCTCACTTTTACAGACCTTTCATTCGTTTCGATAGTTACAATACAAAAGAACAACTAAAGGAAGCTGTTCTTAATGTTCGATACCTGTCTGGAAGCACTTATACTGGAGATGCTCTAAAAAAGATGAGGACAAGGGGATTCAAACATGCTAGACCAGGCGTGGCACATATAGGGGTTGTTCTTACTGATGGCGCATCTgctaacaaagaaaaaacaaaagaagaagCAGAAAAGTTGAAGAGTATGGGAGTGTATTTGTTTGCAATAGGTGTTGGGAGTAAATTTGATATGAATGAACTGATTGATATTGGAAGCAAACCCTCTGAAGATTTTGTTTACGATGTTGATAAATACAATATGTTGGACTCTATTCGGGAAACTTTGGCCATGAAAGCCTGTACCG TTGAAAGTATTACAGAAGCACCACTCCTACAGATGGACCAACCAGCATGTGGACTAAAAGGAACAGCTGATATGATGTTCTGTTTCGATTCTGCTGCCACAGGAACAGCACGCTCCAAAATTGTCTACAATTTTATTACTGAAATCACTGACGAATTCAACATGAATGATGGCGATGGTATACGGGTTGGAATTATGTCACGAAATTGTCATGAACATGATATTCATTTAGATGACTACATCCAGAAAGACGAACTTATGGGAGCAATAAATAGCATCGAATTCCAAGGAATGGGACCAATTCTTCACAATATGAGAAAGCATGGTTTTAAGGAATCTCATGGTGGCAGAACTGAAGCAAGAAAAATCGCAGTCTTATTTGTTGACGAGGAAACTGAAAAATTAGATTTTGTTTTCCAAGAGGCCGCGGAGGCGAAATCACAAGGAATTGAGGTGTACGTTGTCAGTATTGGAAATGTTAACGTTGATGTTCTACGGAAAATTGCGAGCGAACCTGTTGGAAGTCACGTGATCAAGGTTTCATCATATGATGATGTTCCCCTCCTGAAAGAAGATTTTGTAAACAGTGTTTGTGAAG atcTGTGA